The Pseudomonas sp. IB20 region TCCAGCTCAATGGAAGCGATCCAGAACGCCGTGCGTACCGTGCTGGATGGCGACGTGTCCTGGCCGCCGCAGGCGTTTGAAGAAATCAACGTGTCCGACGAAGCCAAGGCCGCCCGTGATGGCCTCGCCAGCCTGACGCCCCAGCAGTTTCGGGTGCTGACCATGGTCTGCGAAGGCTTGCTGAACAAGCAGATTGCCTACGAACTGAGCGTGTCAGAAGCGACCATCAAGGCCCACGTAACAGCGATCTTCCGCAAGCTGGGCGTACGGACGCGCACTCAGGCGGCGCTGCTCTTGCAACAACTTGAGTCAATTTCGCAGCATTAAGTTGTTACTGATTCACGCTTTTTTGACTTTGCGTGATCTAGTTTCCCCACTCCTTTGGTTCAGTTGCCTACATCTATGTCGCCTTTCAAGGGTCAAACCGGTATCAAACGTATCTTCAATGCAGGGGGCTATTCCCTGGATGGCCTGCGTGCGGCTTTCACTGGCGAGGCGGCTTTCCGTCAGTTGGTGTTGCTCAACGTGATCCTGATCCCGCTGAGCTTTTTCCTGCACGTCAGCCGGGTCGAGCGCGCTTTGCTGATCGCGGTGTGCCTGTTGGCCTTGATCGTCGAGTTGCTCAATTCGGCGGTGGAAGCGGCCATCGACCGGATTTCCCTCGACCTGCACCCACTGTCGAAAAACGCCAAGGACATGGGCAGCGCCGCGCAATTCGTCGCGCTGACCATGATCACCCTGGTGTGGGCCGTGATTCTGATCTGAGGATCAGGCGATGCTCGGCAGCACGATCTCGTCGCTGCGCTGAACCCCGGCGGTGAAGGCGCGGCACAGCTCCAGAAACTCGCGCATCGCCGAGGTCTGGTACTTCTGCTTATGCCAGATGAAGTAGAACTGTCGCGCCAGGTCCAGGTCCGGGGTTTCCACCGGTACCAAGCTGCCACGGCGGAACGCATCGCGCAGCGCTAGCCTGGAAATACAGCCAATCCCCAACCCCGATTCCACGGCACGTTTGATCGCCTCGGTGTGCTCCAGCTCGAGGCGGATATTCAGCGCGCTGCGGTGATGCCGCATGGCCTGGTCAAAGGTCAGGCGCGTGCCGGAACCTTGCTCGCGCAGGATCCACGCTTCGTGGGTCAGCTCTTCCATGGTCGCCACGCCGCGCTTGGCCAAGTGATGCTGCGGTGCGCAAAACACCACCAGTTCGTCTTCCACCCAGGTTTGCACCTCGATGTCCGGGTGGCTGCAGTCGCCTTCGATTAGACCCAAGTCAATTTCGTAGTGCGCCACTTGGTGCACGATATGTGCAGTGTTCTGCACATGCAGCTTCACCTGGCTTTCGGGGTGCTGCTGCATAAAGCTGCCGATCAGCAGCGTCGCCAAGTAATTGCCGATGGTCAGGGTGGCGCCGACCGCCAGGGAACCGAAGCCGGACTTGCCGTTAAGCAGGTCTTCGATCTCCTTGGCCTGGTCCAGCAGCGCCACGGCCTGGGGCAACAGCTGATGGCCGAGGGCGTTGAGGCTAAGGCGTTTGCCCGCGCGGTCGAATAATTGGCAGCTGGATTGACGCTCCAGCTCGGTAATCGAGGTGCTGGCGGCGGATTGAGATAAGGCCAGAAGGCCAGCAGCGCGGGAGACGCTTTCCTGCTGGGCGACGGCGACGAAGACTTGCAGTTGACGGAGAGTAAATCGCATATCGATATAACCGATAACCCTTATCTTAATAATCCAGTTAACAGATATTGTCGCCGCCATTAGAATGCTGTGCAATTGCGCACTTCAATTTTGGCGCAGACCCATTTCCAGGAGTTCCCCGTACATGAGCAACATGAACCACGAGCGTGTCCTCAGTGTTCATCACTGGAACGACACTCTGTTCAGCTTCAAGTGCACCCGCGACCCGGGCTTGCGCTTCGAGAACGGTCAGTTCGTGATGATCGGCCTGCAACAGCCTAATGGCCGCCCTCTCATGCGCGCTTACTCCATTGCCAGCCCGAACTGGGAAGAGCATCTGGAGTTCTTCAGCATCAAGGTGCCCGATGGCCCGCTGACTTCCCAATTGCAGCACTTGAAGGAAGGCGACGAGATCATCATCAGCAAAAAACCGACAGGCACCTTGGTGCTTGACGATTTGAAGCCGGGCAAACACCTGTACCTGCTCAGCACGGGTACTGGCCTCGCTCCATTCATGAGCGTGATCCAGGACCCGGAAACCTACGAGCGTTTCGAAAAAGTGATCCTGTGCCATGGCGTGCGTTACGTCAACGAAGTCGCCTACCGCGAATTCATCACCGAGCACCTGCCGCAGAACGAGTTCTTCGGCGAGGCCCTGCGTGACAAGTTGATCTACTACCCGACCGTGACCCGCGAGCCGTTCGAAAACGAAGGCCGCCTGACCGACCTGATGCGCAGCGGCAAGCTGTTCAGCGACATTGGCCTGCCACCGATCAACCCCGAGGACGACCGCGCCATGCTGTGCGGCAGCCCAAGCATGTTGGACGAAACCAGCGAAGTGTTGAACAGCTTCGGCCTGAAAGTTTCGCCCCGTATGCGTGAGCCGGGTGATTATCTGATCGAGCGTGCGTTCGTCGAGAAATAACCGCCGATCCAAATGAATGTGGGAGCTGGCTTGTGTGGGAGCTGGCTTGCCTGCGATAGCGTCACCTCGGTTCTACTGAATGACCGAGGTGTCTGCATCGTAGGCAAGCCAGCTCCCAGACAAGCAGCTCCCACATTTGTTTTCGACGTTTACTTGGCCGGAATGACTTCCAGCACGCAAATCATCC contains the following coding sequences:
- the erdR gene encoding response regulator transcription factor ErdR; this translates as MATYEILIADDHPLFRSALHQAVTLGLGPDVRLVEVASIAELETRLTEKSDWDLVLLDLNMPGAYGFSGLVLLRGQYPQIPVVMVSAQEDADVVVRSKEFGASGFIPKSSSMEAIQNAVRTVLDGDVSWPPQAFEEINVSDEAKAARDGLASLTPQQFRVLTMVCEGLLNKQIAYELSVSEATIKAHVTAIFRKLGVRTRTQAALLLQQLESISQH
- a CDS encoding diacylglycerol kinase, coding for MSPFKGQTGIKRIFNAGGYSLDGLRAAFTGEAAFRQLVLLNVILIPLSFFLHVSRVERALLIAVCLLALIVELLNSAVEAAIDRISLDLHPLSKNAKDMGSAAQFVALTMITLVWAVILI
- a CDS encoding LysR family transcriptional regulator, giving the protein MRFTLRQLQVFVAVAQQESVSRAAGLLALSQSAASTSITELERQSSCQLFDRAGKRLSLNALGHQLLPQAVALLDQAKEIEDLLNGKSGFGSLAVGATLTIGNYLATLLIGSFMQQHPESQVKLHVQNTAHIVHQVAHYEIDLGLIEGDCSHPDIEVQTWVEDELVVFCAPQHHLAKRGVATMEELTHEAWILREQGSGTRLTFDQAMRHHRSALNIRLELEHTEAIKRAVESGLGIGCISRLALRDAFRRGSLVPVETPDLDLARQFYFIWHKQKYQTSAMREFLELCRAFTAGVQRSDEIVLPSIA
- the fpr gene encoding ferredoxin-NADP reductase; translated protein: MSNMNHERVLSVHHWNDTLFSFKCTRDPGLRFENGQFVMIGLQQPNGRPLMRAYSIASPNWEEHLEFFSIKVPDGPLTSQLQHLKEGDEIIISKKPTGTLVLDDLKPGKHLYLLSTGTGLAPFMSVIQDPETYERFEKVILCHGVRYVNEVAYREFITEHLPQNEFFGEALRDKLIYYPTVTREPFENEGRLTDLMRSGKLFSDIGLPPINPEDDRAMLCGSPSMLDETSEVLNSFGLKVSPRMREPGDYLIERAFVEK